The following proteins come from a genomic window of Myroides odoratus DSM 2801:
- a CDS encoding RluA family pseudouridine synthase, which yields MSTPDVAFRRFQSDISRISKPEKFTFPFYYEPHSLSILASEELQRELESHVLLAPLFDAANPECLPAGKMFGVLIVKNQAGELGYLRGFSGKLGPYTHLEGFVPPVFDLWNKDSFFTKEEAVLNAINAQIEKLQKDSIYQQTKELLQHQIASEKKAIADKKQSLKQLKNERKLLREQQESQLTPLEFEVFNDDLIKQSLRDKHELRVLTTYWQEQIEATQQLIRDFDTHINSLKEERKQKSNALQRQLFQQYRFLNYNQEEQDLLDIFEKTALQQPPAAAGDCAAPKLLQYAYLNGYKPLAMAEFWWGESPKSEIRKHQHYYPACRGKCEPILGHMLQGLNVDDNPLLINPELQRPIEIVYEDEDFAIVNKPEEFLSVPGIYIQDSVYERMKIRYPKATGPIIVHRLDMATSGILIIAKNKEAHKALQSQFIKKTVTKRYVALLDGIVTGNEGYIDLPLRVDLEDRPRQMVCFEHGKPAKTKWEVIERKNGKTKVYFYPITGRTHQLRMHASHPMGLNTPIIGDDLYGSKNTRLFLHAESITFKHPRTQETVNFQVKEGF from the coding sequence ATGTCGACTCCTGATGTAGCTTTTAGACGATTTCAATCGGATATTTCACGAATCTCTAAACCCGAGAAGTTTACTTTTCCCTTTTACTATGAACCTCATTCCTTGAGTATATTAGCAAGTGAGGAGTTACAACGCGAATTGGAGTCTCATGTTTTACTTGCCCCTTTGTTTGATGCAGCAAATCCGGAATGTTTACCTGCGGGCAAAATGTTTGGCGTGTTGATTGTAAAAAATCAAGCAGGTGAACTGGGCTATCTACGCGGTTTTTCAGGAAAATTAGGTCCTTATACGCATTTGGAAGGTTTTGTTCCTCCTGTCTTTGACTTGTGGAATAAAGACAGCTTTTTCACGAAAGAAGAAGCGGTTTTAAACGCCATCAATGCGCAAATTGAAAAACTGCAAAAGGACAGCATCTATCAACAAACCAAAGAATTACTCCAACACCAAATTGCCTCGGAGAAAAAAGCGATAGCGGATAAAAAACAGTCGCTCAAGCAATTGAAAAACGAGCGCAAACTACTCCGAGAGCAACAAGAAAGTCAACTTACGCCTCTGGAGTTTGAAGTGTTTAATGATGATTTAATCAAACAAAGTTTACGCGATAAACACGAATTACGCGTATTAACGACCTATTGGCAGGAACAAATCGAAGCGACTCAACAGCTTATTCGCGATTTTGACACGCATATCAATAGCCTAAAAGAAGAGCGAAAACAAAAGTCGAATGCCTTACAACGTCAGCTTTTTCAACAGTATCGCTTTCTCAATTACAACCAAGAAGAACAAGATTTACTCGATATTTTCGAAAAAACAGCGCTTCAACAGCCTCCTGCAGCAGCGGGGGATTGTGCAGCTCCTAAATTATTGCAATACGCGTACCTCAACGGATATAAACCGTTGGCTATGGCTGAATTCTGGTGGGGAGAATCCCCTAAATCGGAAATTAGAAAACACCAACATTACTACCCTGCTTGTCGAGGTAAATGTGAACCCATCTTAGGGCATATGTTACAGGGATTGAACGTGGATGACAATCCACTGCTTATCAACCCAGAACTACAACGTCCTATAGAAATTGTCTATGAAGATGAAGACTTTGCTATTGTCAATAAACCAGAGGAGTTTCTGAGTGTTCCGGGGATTTATATTCAAGATTCCGTTTATGAACGCATGAAAATACGGTACCCCAAAGCAACAGGACCGATTATTGTTCACCGTTTGGATATGGCGACTTCTGGTATTTTAATCATAGCCAAAAACAAAGAAGCACATAAAGCCTTGCAAAGTCAGTTTATCAAAAAAACAGTAACCAAGCGCTATGTGGCTTTATTAGATGGAATTGTTACAGGAAATGAAGGCTATATCGACCTACCTCTACGCGTCGATTTAGAAGATCGCCCGCGTCAAATGGTATGCTTTGAACATGGTAAACCCGCTAAAACGAAATGGGAAGTCATCGAACGAAAAAACGGAAAAACCAAAGTATACTTTTATCCGATTACGGGTAGAACCCATCAATTGCGCATGCATGCTTCCCATCCGATGGGATTGAATACCCCTATTATAGGGGATGATTTATATGGTAGTAAGAATACGCGTTTATTTTTACACGCTGAATCCATTACGTTCAAACATCCTAGAACGCAAGAAACAGTGAACTTCCAAGTGAAAGAGGGATTTTGA
- a CDS encoding BACON domain-containing protein: MKTQIIKPTFLLGFLSAILFCFFGCSADDNRYGFTPTNPNLALAQKDFEVSKEKGELTVSFESNLPWRIESNDNWIASNLLRGDAGKHTITITYDKNLALADRVGSLTLKITDDSKEKITIKQDKASLDDTYTHYYVKENGTGDGSSWEQATTLNQALQLALNNNDIIHIAEGIHYPGTHELIPDTADKDKTFLIQANIKLIGGYPKEATVGSKPNPQAQTILSGANQSVHVLTILAQKITGLTVTLENLTITEGNGDAGASNLTVKGFSVPRDHGAGIIIMESAVTMNNCKVIKNQSGRHAAGIFATQKSTVTITHSVINENVGLNSNSNGGGIFVNNSMMQLSFTDVSFNKAGGVSGGIQTLNNSEINLTNVTVTNNQANSNAGGFYHRGNSKSVVINSYFYNNTATEGGGISTHDGAVLHLINSTLYRNESKKLYGAINNQANNTVYLYNSLLFDNPSTANNNGINPAGTLTVTQSAIQPQLFGEENVVSGSFTAQDLQTANPLQLMPSSAASPIATKGMNGTELMELRNRLGITIPIDVFTSDLNNKSREGSNTMGAYRL; this comes from the coding sequence ATGAAGACACAGATAATCAAACCTACCTTTCTGTTAGGATTTCTCTCCGCGATTTTGTTTTGCTTCTTCGGGTGTAGTGCTGATGATAATCGCTATGGTTTTACCCCAACGAATCCCAATTTAGCACTGGCACAAAAGGATTTTGAAGTAAGCAAAGAAAAGGGAGAACTAACCGTGAGTTTTGAGTCCAACTTACCTTGGCGCATAGAATCTAATGACAATTGGATCGCTTCCAACCTCCTTCGAGGTGATGCTGGAAAGCATACCATAACAATTACCTACGACAAGAATTTAGCTTTAGCAGATCGCGTAGGATCATTGACCCTTAAAATTACGGATGACAGCAAAGAAAAAATCACGATTAAACAGGATAAAGCAAGTCTTGATGATACTTATACTCATTACTATGTAAAAGAAAATGGTACAGGTGATGGAAGTAGTTGGGAACAAGCGACAACCTTAAATCAAGCGCTACAACTTGCTCTAAACAACAATGATATCATTCATATTGCAGAGGGAATACATTATCCTGGCACACATGAGCTAATTCCCGATACAGCTGATAAGGACAAAACGTTCTTGATTCAGGCCAATATCAAGCTTATTGGTGGTTATCCCAAAGAGGCTACTGTGGGAAGTAAACCAAATCCTCAAGCACAGACGATTCTTTCTGGAGCGAACCAAAGTGTACATGTTTTGACGATTTTGGCTCAAAAAATAACTGGTTTAACGGTAACTTTAGAAAATTTAACTATTACAGAAGGAAATGGAGATGCAGGAGCGAGTAATTTAACCGTAAAAGGGTTTAGCGTTCCTCGCGATCATGGAGCAGGTATCATCATCATGGAATCTGCGGTAACAATGAACAATTGTAAAGTAATTAAAAACCAATCTGGACGTCATGCAGCGGGAATTTTCGCTACACAAAAAAGTACAGTAACAATTACGCATAGTGTTATCAACGAAAATGTGGGACTAAACAGCAACTCCAACGGGGGTGGAATTTTCGTCAACAATTCCATGATGCAGCTATCTTTTACTGATGTTTCTTTCAACAAAGCAGGTGGTGTATCTGGCGGAATCCAAACTTTGAATAATTCGGAAATCAACCTCACCAATGTAACGGTTACAAATAACCAAGCCAATAGCAATGCTGGAGGATTTTATCACAGAGGAAATTCGAAATCGGTGGTCATCAATTCCTATTTTTACAACAACACCGCAACAGAAGGAGGAGGAATTTCTACGCATGACGGTGCGGTATTGCATTTGATAAACAGTACTTTGTACAGAAATGAATCCAAAAAATTATATGGTGCCATTAACAATCAAGCAAACAATACGGTTTATCTCTATAACAGTTTGTTGTTTGACAATCCTAGTACAGCCAATAACAATGGAATCAATCCTGCGGGTACTTTAACTGTTACTCAATCAGCTATACAACCTCAACTCTTTGGGGAGGAAAATGTAGTGTCTGGATCTTTTACCGCCCAAGATCTCCAAACGGCCAATCCTTTACAACTCATGCCAAGTAGTGCAGCTAGTCCGATTGCAACGAAAGGAATGAATGGAACCGAATTAATGGAACTGCGCAATAGATTAGGTATAACTATCCCAATTGATGTATTTACTTCTGATTTAAATAACAAATCAAGAGAAGGTAGCAATACCATGGGCGCTTATCGCTTATAA
- a CDS encoding phosphodiester glycosidase family protein, translated as MRSLKLLLFGLFIHFQVSCQTKSDDNFTTYTAVPKTEMGTQLVQNSNLIAQIFKDSTYTLTNGVQVNELSYLATKGYSMKTYVYTLDLNNPQISVVASMPHNKPEFAMQPMTGQATALLNPNYEVVGGVNGDFYDMTTGVPRGIFVFNGMILRASYTARNEGYLAVDKQNKVSLEEITNFDQQANQLQQAVSGGVWLVKNGQTVVQADKEIHPRTAVGITNKNQLLLMVVDGRNYTWSNGMNYEDLGDFMRSIGAEKALNLDGGGSSTFFINPNFAVNKFLIRNLPSDNGGIERAVGNGIIITKTK; from the coding sequence ATGAGATCTCTAAAACTATTATTATTTGGTCTATTCATCCATTTTCAAGTATCGTGTCAAACAAAATCGGATGATAACTTTACTACCTATACGGCAGTTCCTAAAACAGAAATGGGAACCCAATTGGTTCAAAACAGCAATTTAATCGCACAAATATTTAAGGATTCAACCTATACCCTAACAAATGGAGTTCAAGTCAATGAATTATCCTATTTGGCTACAAAAGGATATTCCATGAAAACCTATGTTTACACCCTTGATTTAAACAATCCTCAAATCTCTGTCGTGGCTTCTATGCCTCACAATAAACCTGAATTTGCGATGCAACCCATGACAGGACAAGCAACAGCATTACTAAATCCCAACTATGAAGTTGTAGGGGGTGTTAATGGCGATTTTTACGATATGACTACTGGTGTTCCTAGAGGTATATTCGTTTTTAACGGAATGATTTTAAGAGCTTCTTATACCGCTAGAAATGAAGGATATTTAGCAGTAGACAAACAAAACAAAGTAAGTTTAGAAGAAATAACAAACTTTGATCAGCAAGCCAATCAGCTTCAGCAAGCCGTATCTGGTGGTGTTTGGTTGGTTAAAAATGGACAGACCGTTGTACAAGCTGACAAGGAAATCCACCCGCGTACTGCAGTCGGTATAACGAATAAGAATCAATTGCTGTTGATGGTTGTAGATGGTCGAAACTACACTTGGTCCAATGGGATGAATTACGAAGACCTCGGTGATTTTATGCGTAGCATTGGAGCCGAAAAAGCTTTAAATCTTGATGGTGGAGGAAGTTCAACCTTCTTCATCAATCCTAATTTTGCTGTTAATAAATTCCTTATCCGCAATCTACCTTCTGACAATGGAGGAATTGAACGAGCAGTTGGAAACGGAATTATCATTACAAAAACAAAATAA
- a CDS encoding RagB/SusD family nutrient uptake outer membrane protein, which translates to MKKILLFCLSLTLFSCSKELDLYPRTGISPEAVTPNDLKALENGMYNNVQNDPKRESWIMYDIIGGNVQGSSTTSKDVINNTLNPLNSIIVSSWKGYYSALYQVNNVIAIAEALPLDENTRRVRGTAHYFRAYINYSLVTRWGDVPLLTQNTLEKPVRSPKALVWEQIEKDLVAAKEFLAASKSYYYVSQDAVTALQARVMLSQNKMQEASTLAESLITNGKYALDTFEKIFRKEANTEIIFAFENLTPESSNTISTLFYNYGHPNKGSYVYAPSKEILELITATDKRRAISFGVFGGQDCINKYPSGQTGTDPVIISRIAEMYLISAEASSLTLGVERLNAVRTARGLPEVHPTSSAEMQTLVLEERRKEFLAEGFAYYDYVRTHTATKYLGLLNYQHLLPIPGGELQLNDKLTPNPGY; encoded by the coding sequence ATGAAAAAAATACTATTATTCTGCCTCAGTCTCACTCTTTTTTCTTGTAGCAAAGAGTTAGACCTATACCCAAGAACGGGAATTTCTCCAGAAGCCGTTACACCAAATGATCTCAAAGCATTAGAAAATGGGATGTATAACAATGTACAAAACGATCCCAAAAGAGAATCGTGGATTATGTATGATATCATTGGTGGCAACGTACAAGGCTCTAGCACAACAAGCAAAGATGTCATCAACAATACCTTAAACCCACTCAACAGCATCATTGTAAGCAGTTGGAAAGGCTATTATAGTGCACTTTATCAAGTAAATAATGTCATTGCTATTGCCGAAGCTCTTCCATTAGATGAAAACACCCGTCGAGTTAGAGGTACCGCACATTACTTTAGAGCCTATATCAATTATAGTCTCGTAACAAGATGGGGGGATGTTCCTTTACTCACTCAAAACACCCTAGAAAAACCAGTGCGTAGTCCGAAAGCCTTAGTTTGGGAACAAATCGAGAAGGATTTAGTGGCTGCCAAAGAATTTTTAGCTGCTTCCAAAAGTTACTATTACGTTTCACAGGATGCTGTAACAGCACTACAAGCAAGGGTGATGCTTTCACAAAACAAAATGCAAGAAGCGTCTACCTTAGCAGAAAGTCTCATCACCAATGGCAAATACGCTTTGGATACTTTTGAAAAGATTTTTCGCAAAGAAGCAAATACTGAAATTATTTTTGCTTTTGAAAACCTAACTCCTGAGTCATCAAATACCATTAGTACGCTTTTTTACAACTATGGTCATCCAAATAAAGGTAGTTATGTGTATGCTCCTTCCAAAGAAATTTTAGAACTCATCACCGCTACAGATAAACGCAGAGCTATTTCTTTTGGCGTTTTTGGTGGTCAAGATTGCATCAACAAATACCCAAGTGGACAAACGGGTACAGATCCGGTAATTATCTCGAGAATAGCCGAGATGTATTTGATCAGTGCAGAAGCTTCTTCTCTTACTTTAGGTGTGGAACGACTTAACGCCGTTCGAACTGCAAGAGGTTTACCTGAAGTACATCCCACTTCTTCAGCAGAAATGCAAACGCTTGTACTTGAAGAGAGACGAAAAGAATTCTTAGCGGAAGGGTTTGCGTATTACGATTATGTACGCACCCATACAGCTACAAAATACTTAGGTCTTTTGAACTACCAACATCTTCTACCTATTCCTGGTGGTGAACTACAATTAAATGATAAATTAACTCCTAATCCTGGTTACTAA
- a CDS encoding SusC/RagA family TonB-linked outer membrane protein: MIHNAKLSRRIRLYIACCIFLSAQYNYAFSQDRMDSAKTMNIVLAAKKTNVGYVFKAIEEQTSYKVVFSSEMIDTNTVISFANTSTELNRLLDVIAKETTTAYRINNNLISFKREAQRIQVTEQVAQTIRGKVIDTTGEALPGAIIQVQGGTASTLSDVDGNFSIKAVPGQDYLQVSFVGFTSQVVAAKNNLTIQLGESTNDLDEIIIVGYGTQQKRLVTTAIDKMSVTQENMRTVASPVELLQGKMAGVNVNTSSGNLGTGERVSIRGISSISASNEPLYVVDGIPLYNPSAELFNMGEGMSSLNTINMKDIESIEVLKDAAAAAIYGSRANNGVIIITTKSGKKNSSAVRFNINTGISEFANKNKLKITNSEKYIAQYNEGVSNYNKQYNLQVGDKDYKSPISNPFGNLPDTNWLDVITQRGTFTDVDLSFSGGSEKTTYYLGASYLQQDGVIKTNSMKRYNLNTKLQTEVTPWLTIGTNNNLSYVRNNQVPGPNLGTTIIARAIEQRPFDRPYKPNGDYYIGGTEELLRHNPIQILNEQKTYLDLFRYIGNVYADIKILPNLTFRNSINTDFNYTYDYLYYNEKHPYGTGVGRLVDSKRTILNLETENILTYNQNFNDFGLTAMAGHTFQKVTNNTTGIDGRGFPSPSFDVINVASEITGATGYVTEYAMESYFSRVTLDYQSKYILNASIRTDGSSKFAPDTRWGWFPSVSLGWNIDQEDFMQEVGIDAKLRLSYGSTGNQEGINNYGYLSLLSGGNDYGLESGISVSSFGNNTLTWEKANQTNFGMDVAFFNRQLTFSLDMYKKKTNNLLYSMPIHATSGMSSILTNIGSMENKGIEIALGTDLTFGDFQWQSNFNIATNKNKITQLIDNKGEPLSIGGNRALQVGKDIGAFYLFVQEGIYQYDGEVPQEQYERGVRAGDVKWRDKDGNNIINDNDREVIGSSNPDFFGGWNNSFRYKNFQFDILTTFSYGNDVYAGWKPGVLGKLGDRFPILEEYYDNRWTGPGSTDRYPRALMGDTNNNRNSDRWLEDGSYFKIQAVTLSYNFDQKVLDRLKIKGLRVYVQGTNLLLLTKYSGWDPSVSPSLDARFYGNDALGVPPTRNFSIGLNVNF; encoded by the coding sequence ATGATTCACAACGCTAAATTGAGCAGGCGAATACGCTTGTATATCGCTTGTTGTATTTTCTTAAGTGCTCAATACAACTATGCTTTTAGTCAAGATCGCATGGACAGCGCAAAAACGATGAATATCGTATTGGCTGCAAAGAAAACCAATGTCGGATATGTTTTTAAAGCTATTGAAGAGCAAACCTCATATAAGGTTGTTTTCTCTTCTGAAATGATCGACACGAATACAGTTATTTCATTTGCAAATACCTCAACAGAACTCAACCGTTTATTGGATGTCATTGCCAAAGAAACAACAACAGCTTATCGCATCAACAACAATTTAATTTCCTTTAAACGCGAGGCTCAACGCATACAAGTGACAGAGCAAGTGGCACAAACCATTAGAGGAAAAGTCATTGATACAACTGGAGAAGCTTTACCAGGTGCAATTATTCAGGTGCAAGGCGGAACCGCGAGCACGTTGAGTGATGTCGATGGAAACTTCAGCATCAAAGCAGTTCCTGGACAAGATTATTTACAAGTCTCTTTTGTGGGTTTTACCTCACAAGTCGTAGCAGCAAAAAACAACCTAACCATCCAATTAGGAGAAAGCACCAATGATTTAGATGAGATTATTATTGTGGGATACGGTACCCAACAGAAAAGATTGGTTACCACTGCAATTGATAAGATGAGTGTTACCCAAGAAAATATGCGTACCGTCGCTTCTCCCGTTGAATTGCTACAAGGTAAAATGGCCGGTGTAAATGTCAATACTAGTTCTGGAAACTTAGGAACAGGCGAGCGCGTTTCGATCCGTGGAATTTCTTCGATTAGCGCAAGTAATGAGCCCTTGTATGTGGTTGACGGGATTCCGCTGTATAATCCTTCTGCCGAATTGTTTAATATGGGAGAAGGGATGAGTTCACTGAATACCATCAACATGAAAGACATCGAGTCCATTGAGGTACTCAAGGACGCTGCCGCTGCTGCTATCTATGGTTCACGTGCAAATAATGGAGTGATTATAATCACAACAAAATCAGGAAAGAAAAACAGCAGTGCTGTTCGTTTTAATATCAATACTGGAATCTCTGAATTTGCCAATAAAAACAAGTTAAAAATCACGAATTCAGAAAAATATATTGCGCAATACAACGAAGGAGTATCCAACTACAACAAGCAATACAACTTACAAGTTGGCGATAAAGACTACAAGAGTCCAATTAGCAATCCCTTCGGCAATCTACCAGATACTAATTGGCTAGACGTTATTACACAACGCGGAACATTTACGGATGTAGATTTATCTTTTTCTGGAGGCTCTGAAAAGACCACCTACTATCTGGGCGCTTCTTACTTACAACAAGATGGAGTAATCAAGACTAACAGCATGAAACGCTATAACTTAAATACAAAGCTTCAAACTGAAGTTACTCCTTGGTTGACTATTGGTACAAATAACAACCTATCCTATGTACGCAATAATCAAGTTCCTGGGCCTAATTTAGGAACTACAATTATAGCCCGAGCTATTGAACAACGTCCTTTTGACCGCCCTTACAAACCTAATGGAGACTACTACATCGGAGGTACAGAGGAGTTACTGCGACACAATCCCATTCAAATCCTCAACGAGCAAAAGACGTATTTAGACTTGTTTCGTTACATTGGAAATGTCTATGCAGATATCAAAATTCTACCTAATCTGACATTCCGCAATAGCATCAATACTGACTTTAATTACACCTATGATTATTTGTACTACAATGAAAAACATCCCTATGGTACAGGAGTAGGTCGTCTGGTTGACTCCAAGCGAACGATTTTAAATCTAGAAACAGAAAATATTTTAACGTATAACCAAAATTTCAATGATTTTGGATTAACGGCCATGGCTGGTCATACGTTTCAAAAAGTAACGAATAATACAACGGGAATTGACGGACGTGGTTTCCCATCTCCTTCATTTGACGTAATCAATGTAGCTTCTGAAATTACTGGTGCAACGGGATATGTAACAGAATACGCGATGGAATCTTATTTTTCTAGGGTTACGTTAGATTACCAAAGCAAGTATATTCTGAATGCTTCCATTCGCACAGATGGTTCTTCCAAATTTGCTCCTGATACGCGTTGGGGATGGTTTCCCTCGGTATCCTTAGGTTGGAATATTGATCAAGAGGATTTCATGCAAGAAGTAGGGATTGATGCAAAACTAAGATTGAGCTACGGAAGTACCGGAAATCAAGAGGGCATTAACAATTATGGGTATTTATCGTTACTCTCTGGAGGTAATGATTATGGGTTAGAAAGTGGTATTTCCGTTTCTAGTTTTGGGAATAATACCTTGACTTGGGAAAAGGCCAACCAAACGAACTTTGGAATGGATGTCGCTTTTTTCAATAGGCAGCTGACCTTTAGCCTGGATATGTATAAAAAGAAAACCAACAATTTACTTTACTCTATGCCTATTCACGCCACCTCTGGAATGTCGAGTATCTTAACGAATATTGGTTCTATGGAAAACAAAGGAATTGAAATCGCTCTAGGTACAGATTTGACATTTGGAGATTTTCAATGGCAATCTAACTTCAACATTGCTACGAATAAAAACAAAATCACCCAATTGATTGACAACAAAGGAGAACCTTTATCCATTGGTGGAAATCGCGCTTTACAAGTAGGCAAAGATATTGGAGCCTTTTATTTATTTGTACAAGAAGGAATCTATCAATATGACGGTGAGGTCCCGCAAGAACAATATGAACGCGGTGTTCGCGCTGGTGATGTAAAATGGCGAGATAAAGATGGCAACAACATCATCAACGACAATGATCGAGAAGTGATAGGCAGTTCAAATCCCGATTTCTTTGGTGGTTGGAACAACAGTTTCCGATACAAGAATTTCCAATTCGATATCCTCACGACTTTCTCCTATGGCAATGATGTATATGCAGGATGGAAACCAGGCGTACTAGGTAAACTAGGAGATCGTTTTCCTATTTTGGAAGAATACTACGACAACCGTTGGACTGGCCCTGGTTCTACTGATCGCTATCCAAGAGCATTAATGGGCGATACCAACAACAATAGAAATTCAGATCGTTGGTTGGAAGATGGTTCTTATTTCAAAATCCAAGCGGTAACACTGAGTTACAATTTTGATCAAAAAGTCTTGGATCGCCTTAAAATCAAAGGGCTCCGCGTTTACGTTCAAGGAACGAACCTACTGCTATTGACGAAGTATTCGGGATGGGATCCTAGTGTAAGTCCAAGTTTAGATGCTCGTTTTTATGGAAATGATGCCTTAGGCGTTCCTCCTACGCGCAATTTCTCTATTGGTTTAAATGTCAACTTTTAA
- a CDS encoding FecR family protein — MEKKFKTILQQYLQDSASSKENEAIESFVHNMQEDGISLEEVQQNLPLKNTLYRSILAQSSAKKRRLKKRRNLGVIGGFLILLLGTLGYYLQTDFPQTYTSAEDTQLITLADQSKITLFPHSELTVSSSYNQTDRQVQLKGKAFFAISKNKQLAFTVQTKDLETSVLGTSFLIAENKTSTAIEVRTGKVKVQTKTPTDYVILLPQESAHFENQHLQKYNAQNDRISSWNQSLNMVNASFAHWKSSIEREFDIIILSESKAIQHIKITGDYRNSNLQDILDSFCFINNLSYSNQNNLITINETNTHDSQR; from the coding sequence ATGGAGAAAAAGTTCAAAACAATTTTACAACAATACTTACAAGATTCAGCTTCATCTAAAGAAAATGAAGCCATTGAATCGTTTGTACACAACATGCAGGAGGATGGTATTTCTTTGGAAGAAGTACAGCAAAATCTTCCTCTCAAAAACACCTTATATCGCTCCATTCTCGCTCAATCTTCTGCCAAGAAGAGGCGTTTAAAAAAGAGGCGAAACCTAGGAGTTATCGGTGGTTTTTTAATCCTACTGCTGGGTACCCTAGGATACTATTTGCAAACGGATTTCCCTCAAACCTACACGTCAGCTGAGGATACTCAACTAATTACCTTGGCCGATCAATCTAAAATCACCCTATTTCCTCATAGTGAATTGACCGTTTCTAGCTCGTATAATCAAACGGATCGTCAAGTTCAACTGAAAGGAAAAGCTTTTTTTGCGATTAGTAAAAACAAACAACTCGCTTTTACGGTACAAACGAAAGATTTAGAAACTTCCGTTTTAGGTACGTCCTTTCTTATAGCAGAAAACAAAACGTCTACCGCTATTGAGGTTCGCACGGGAAAAGTAAAAGTACAAACGAAAACCCCTACGGATTACGTCATTCTTCTCCCTCAAGAATCTGCTCATTTTGAAAATCAACACCTTCAAAAATACAATGCGCAAAACGATCGCATCTCTTCTTGGAATCAATCGTTAAATATGGTCAATGCCTCTTTTGCGCATTGGAAATCGAGTATTGAACGCGAATTTGACATCATCATTTTATCTGAGAGCAAAGCCATTCAACACATCAAGATAACTGGGGATTACCGCAATAGTAATTTACAGGATATCCTGGATAGTTTTTGCTTTATCAACAACTTAAGCTATAGCAATCAAAACAATTTAATAACTATAAACGAAACAAACACACATGATTCACAACGCTAA
- a CDS encoding sigma-70 family RNA polymerase sigma factor, translated as MNTAKDKWITTYYNLHWDVLYQYSYNILRDQTLASDVVQDVFISIWDNYDSLAIDNAKAYLITAVKNKSLYYLKKVPFNTIQLESVYHVLTEHELLTNEEESLFKEQLLQLIYNKAQEVLPKRCLEIFNLRFYSHQSYKEIASKLAISESTVENQISKALKTLKSTLPYSLDFYFLLFYLFPTSDYYQIVM; from the coding sequence ATGAATACAGCAAAAGACAAATGGATTACCACCTATTACAATTTACATTGGGATGTGCTTTATCAATATTCGTATAATATTTTAAGGGATCAAACCTTAGCTTCGGATGTTGTTCAGGATGTTTTTATTTCAATTTGGGACAACTATGACAGCTTAGCCATTGACAATGCTAAAGCGTATCTAATTACAGCCGTAAAAAACAAAAGTCTCTATTACCTCAAGAAAGTTCCATTCAATACCATACAATTAGAATCTGTGTATCATGTTTTAACTGAACACGAATTACTCACCAACGAAGAGGAAAGTCTGTTTAAGGAGCAATTGCTGCAATTAATTTACAACAAAGCCCAAGAAGTACTACCTAAACGATGTTTGGAAATTTTTAATCTTCGCTTTTACAGCCATCAAAGCTATAAAGAAATAGCCTCTAAACTAGCAATCTCAGAAAGTACAGTGGAGAATCAAATTTCCAAAGCATTAAAAACACTAAAATCAACCCTACCCTATTCGTTAGATTTTTATTTTTTATTGTTCTACCTCTTCCCTACTTCGGATTATTACCAAATTGTAATGTAA